One stretch of Meriones unguiculatus strain TT.TT164.6M chromosome 7, Bangor_MerUng_6.1, whole genome shotgun sequence DNA includes these proteins:
- the LOC110539943 gene encoding putative olfactory receptor 3A4, with protein MDLGASGNNSCVTTFILLGLTEIPALQPVLFVIFLLAYVATLGGNFGILAAIIIEPKLHTPMYFFLGNLSMLDVGCISVTVPAMLKHFLSSDRHVPYGACLSQLFFFHLLAGADCFLLTVMAYDRYLAICHPLTYSTHMSWKIQKVSVCLSGVFSFSNALTQTVALSTLKFCGPNVINHFYCDLPQLFQLSCSSTQLNERLLFVAAAFMGVAPLVLITLSYGHVAAAVLRIRSAEGRKKAFSTCSSHLTVVGIFYGTGVFSYMRLGSVEASDKDKGIGILNTVISPMLNPLIYSLRNPDVQGALRKVLTGR; from the coding sequence ATGGATCTTGGGGCCTCGGGAAACAATTCCTGTGTGACCACGTTTATTCTGCTGGGTCTCACAGAGATACCAGCTCTGCAGCCTGTCCTCTTTGtcatcttccttcttgcttatgTAGCTACTCTTGGTGGCAATTTCGGCATCCTGGCTGCTATCATTATTGAACCCAAACTGCAcacccccatgtacttcttctTGGGGAACTTGTCCATGCTGGATGTTGGATGCATCAGTGTCACAGTTCCTGCCATGCTGAAGCATTTCTTATCCAGTGACAGACACGTTCCCTATGGGGCCTGCCTCTCACAGCTCTTCTTCTTCCACCTCCTGGCTGGGGCAGACTGTTTCCTGCTGACTGTCATGGCATATGACCGCTATCTGGCCATCTGCCACCCCCTCACCTATAGCACCCATATGAGCTGGAAGATTCAGAAGGTGTCAGTGTGCTTGTCAGGTGTCTTTTCCTTTAGCAATGCATTGACCCAAACTGTTGCCTTGTCGACTCTTAAGTTCTGTGGCCCCAACGTGATCAACCACTTCTACTGTGACCTCCCTCAGCTCTTCCAGCTCTCCTGCTCCAGCACCCAGCTCAATGAGCGGCTGCTCTTTGTAGCAGCAGCCTTCATGGGTGTGGCCCCCTTGGTCCTCATCACCTTGTCGTATGGCCACGTGGCAGCTGCAGTCCTGCGGATCCGCTCTGCTGAGGGCAGGAAGAAAGCCTTCTCCACATGCAGCTCACACCTCACTGTGGTAGGCATCTTCTACGGGACAGGTGTCTTCAGCTACATGAGGTTGGGGTCAGTGGAGGCTTCAGACAAGGACAAGGGCATTGGCATCCTCAACACTGTCATCAGTCCCATGCTGAACCCACTCATCTACAGCCTTCGGAACCCCGATGTGCAGGGTGCCTTACGGAAGGTGCTCACAGGGAGGTAG
- the LOC110556856 gene encoding LOW QUALITY PROTEIN: olfactory receptor 1P1-like (The sequence of the model RefSeq protein was modified relative to this genomic sequence to represent the inferred CDS: inserted 3 bases in 2 codons), protein MARGNETGTFEFLLWGLSEQPQQQHILFLLFLWMYLVTVAGNLLIVLAIGTDVQLHTPMYFFLTSLSCADILFTSTTVPKALVNIHTQSRTISYAGCLVQLYFFLTFGDMDIFLLATMAYDRFVAICHPLHYTMIMSFQRCSRLVTACWTLTNLVAMTHTFLIFRLSFCSKKVIPDFFCDLGPLMKIACSETHINELVLLFLEGAVILIXPFLLILVSYIRIVSAILRVPSAQGRHKAFSTCGSHLSVVTLFFGTVIRAYLCPSSSSSNSVVEDTAAAVIMYTVVTPLLNPFIYXLRNKDMKGALVRILRGKTSFSWGQ, encoded by the exons ATGGCAAGAGGGAATGAGACCGGCACCTTTGAGTTCCTCCTCTGGGGACTGTCggagcagccacagcagcagcacatcctcttcctgctcttcctgtGGATGTACCTGGTCACGGTGGCTGGGAATCTGCTCATTGTCCTGGCCATTGGTACTGATGTGCAACTCCAcacccccatgtacttcttcctcacCAGCCTGTCCTGTGCCGACATCCTCTTCACCTCCACCACGGTACCCAAGGCCCTGGTGAACATCCACACCCAGAGCAGGACCATCTCCTATGCAGGATGCCTGGTGCAGCTCTATTTCTTCTTGACCTTTGGAGACATGGACATCTTCCTCCTGGCCACAATGGCCTATGACCGCTTTGTAGCCATTTGCCACCCTCTCCACTACACAATGATAATGAGCTTCCAGCGCTGCTCACGCTTGGTGACAGCCTGCTGGACCCTGACAAATCTTGTGGCCATGACACACACCTTCCTCATATTCCGGCTCTCCTTCTGCTCGAAGAAGGTCATTCCAGACTTCTTCTGCGACCTGGGACCCCTGATGAAGATCGCTTGCTCTGAAACCCATATCAATGAGCTTGTGCTTCTCTTCCTGGAGGGTGCAGTCATCTTAAT CCCTTTTCTGCTCATCCTTGTGTCTTACATCCGCATTGTGTCAGCTATCCTCAGGGTCCCTTCTGCCCAAGGGAGGCACAAGGCCTTCTCTACCTGTGGGTCCCACCTTTCTGTGGTGACTCTGTTCTTTGGGACAGTGATAAGGGCTTATCTGTGTCCCTCATCATCCTCCTctaactcagtggtagaggacACAGCAGCTGCTGTCATCATGTACACAGTGGTGACCCCCCTGCTGAACCCCTTCATCT ATCTACGGAACAAAGACATGAAGGGAGCCCTAGTCAGAATTCTCAGGGGCAAAACCTCTTTCTCCTGGGGCCAGTGA
- the LOC110539944 gene encoding olfactory receptor 3A10: MEPRAWGNRTTITEFILLGLTGNARLQPILFVVFLFAYIVTVGGNLSILAAIFVEPKLHTPMYYFLGNLSLLDIGCISVTVPPMLVCLLAHQCRVPYAACISQLFFFHLLAGVDCHLLTAMAYDRYLAICQPLTYSTRMSREVQGSLVGICCTISFINALTHTVAVSVLDFCGPNVVNHFYCDLPPLFQLSCSSIYLNGQLLFVGATFMGVVPMILISVSYAHVAAAVLKIRSAEGRKKAFSTCGSHLTVVCIFYGTGFFSYMRLGSVSASDKDKGIGILNTILSPMLNPLIYSLRNPDVQGALKRVLTGKRQSV; this comes from the coding sequence ATGGAGCCACGCGCCTGGGGAAACAGGACAACTATCACTGAATTCATCCTTCTTGGCCTAACAGGAAACGCAAGACTGCAACCTATCCTTTTTGTTGTCTTTCTCTTTGCCTATATTGTCACAGTTGGGGGTAACCTTAGCATCTTGGCTGCCATCTTTGTGGAACCCAAACTCCACACTCCTATGTACTACTTCCTGGGGAATCTCTCTCTGTTGGACATCGGGTGCATCAGCGTCACTGTTCCGCCAATGCTGGTGTGTCTCCTGGCCCATCAGTGCAGAGTTCCCTATGCTGCCTGCATCTCGCAGCTATTTTTTTTCCACCTCCTGGCGGGCGTGGATTGTCATCTCTTGACAgccatggcctatgaccgctaccTGGCCATCTGCCAGCCCCTCACTTACAGCACCCGTATGAGCCGTGAAGTGCAGGGCTCCCTGGTGGGTATTTGCTGTACTATCTCCTTCATTAATGCTCTGACCCACACAGTGGCTGTATCTGTGCTGGACTTCTGTGGCCCTAACGTGGTCAACCACTTCTACTGTGACCTCCCACCCCTTTTCCAGCTCTCTTGCTCCAGCATCTACCTCAACGGGCAGCTGCTTTTTGTGGGAGCTACTTTCATGGGAGTGGTCCCTATGATCCTCATCTCAGTGTCCTATGCCCACGTGGCCGCTGCAGTACTAAAGATCCGCTCtgctgaggggaggaagaaggcatTTTCCACATGTGGCTCCCACCTCACTGTGGTCTGTATCTTTTACGGAACTGGCTTCTTCAGTTATATGCGCCTGGGTTCCGTCTCAGCCTCTGACAAGGACAAGGGCATTGGGATCCTCAACACCATCCTCAGCCCTATGCTAAATCCACTTATCTACAGCCTCCGGAACCCAGATGTGCAGGGCGCCCTGAAGCGGGTGCTGACAGGAAAGCGGCAGTCAGTCTGA